The genomic segment CTTCATTGATAGACCCTCCTGATCTATTTTAGCGGCCTGGATTGTGCGCCACCTTTGGTTGCCTTCCAAGCCGCAGATATGGATTTAACCTGATTTTTACTTGCCAAATTGCCGGATTGACAGATCCGGCAAGCGCAGGTGAACGTAATTTCAAAAGCCCCCGCCGATTTTTTAGGCCCGTATAATCTTTGGTTTGAGCTTAACCTAATCGGCGGTAGCTGGATATCCGTAGTGGAACATTGCCCCAAGATTTAATCTAAGACCCGTCGTCCGTAATAAAACTCACCACATTCCTGACCATCAAAATCCGCCACACGTGGCAGATAGCCCCATTGTTGAAATCCCAATTTTTCAAGTAATTTTCGGCTGGCTTCGTTGCGGTCAAGCAGAACAGCGATGATATTTTTGATGCTCAACGACGGACAGGACTCCAGGGCGAAGCGAATCAGGGCGCTACCAATCCCCTGGCGTTGGAAGGTGTTTTCTATATAGAAACTGATCTCTGCCGTGAAACGCAGCGCCGCCCGACCGGGACGGTAAATGCTCAA from the Anaerolineae bacterium genome contains:
- a CDS encoding N-acetyltransferase, whose translation is MNSNVHIRIAELTDLRAIVAIYNQAVPSHRSTANTTLVTVKNRRAWFLEHDPLQHPIFVAEVNGQVAGWCSLSIYRPGRAALRFTAEISFYIENTFQRQGIGSALIRFALESCPSLSIKNIIAVLLDRNEASRKLLEKLGFQQWGYLPRVADFDGQECGEFYYGRRVLD